In the genome of Microbacterium saperdae, one region contains:
- a CDS encoding TAXI family TRAP transporter solute-binding subunit has product MRATGRRILALVTVTAVAVALSACTQRASEWGDGTAVIAGGGSTGVYFDYGSHLAAELTETLGVRATVEETDGSVENLLQVGGGEAMLGFAQGDAAADAVAGVGAFDDPLPVRTVARLYDEYLHIVVRADSEVEGVPDLVGKTVSLGAENSGVNVIARRVLDAAGVDVASVRNPQLDLQESIRAMERAEIDGFFWVGGLPTPGIQDLASDLPVRLLPVEQEWVNAVNDHYSDVYRTADFPAGTYGLTAPAPTMAVPNYLITSASTPDAVVRDVLRTLFDARSRIAVEVPAAALLNRRQAIFTAPVDLHPGAVEYYRETRR; this is encoded by the coding sequence GTGAGGGCGACGGGAAGACGGATCCTCGCCCTGGTCACGGTGACGGCCGTGGCGGTGGCTCTGAGCGCCTGCACGCAGCGAGCGAGCGAGTGGGGGGACGGTACCGCCGTGATCGCCGGCGGAGGATCGACCGGCGTCTACTTCGACTACGGGAGCCACCTCGCCGCGGAGCTCACCGAGACGCTCGGGGTCCGTGCGACGGTCGAGGAGACAGACGGTTCCGTCGAGAATCTGCTGCAGGTGGGCGGCGGTGAGGCGATGCTCGGGTTCGCGCAGGGGGATGCGGCGGCGGATGCCGTGGCCGGCGTCGGCGCTTTCGACGATCCGCTCCCTGTGCGGACGGTGGCGCGGCTGTACGACGAGTATCTGCACATCGTGGTGCGCGCCGACTCGGAGGTGGAGGGCGTCCCCGACCTCGTGGGGAAGACCGTGTCGTTGGGCGCGGAGAACTCCGGAGTCAACGTGATCGCACGCCGGGTGCTCGATGCGGCGGGGGTCGACGTCGCCTCGGTGCGCAATCCGCAGCTGGACCTGCAGGAGTCCATCCGGGCGATGGAGCGGGCGGAGATCGACGGATTCTTCTGGGTGGGCGGGCTGCCGACCCCGGGCATCCAGGATCTCGCGTCGGATCTGCCGGTGCGTCTGCTCCCCGTCGAGCAGGAGTGGGTCAATGCCGTCAACGATCACTACTCCGACGTCTACCGCACTGCGGACTTCCCGGCGGGCACCTACGGGCTCACCGCACCGGCGCCGACGATGGCCGTGCCGAACTATCTCATCACGTCGGCATCCACACCGGACGCGGTGGTGCGCGATGTGCTGAGGACGCTCTTCGACGCCCGCTCGCGCATCGCGGTGGAAGTGCCGGCAGCGGCGCTGCTGAACCGACGACAGGCGATCTTCACGGCACCGGTGGATCTGCACCCCGGCGCGGTGGAGTACTACCGCGAGACCCGGCGCTGA
- a CDS encoding amino acid ABC transporter ATP-binding protein, with protein MMTSGTALVVVENVQKHYGDFQALTDIDLTVNSGEVVVVIGPSGSGKSTLCRTINRLETITSGSIRIDGKELPAEGKGLANLRADVGMVFQSFNLFAHLTILENVTLGPIKVRGLKKADAEKEAMVLLERVGIAKQASKLPAQLSGGQQQRVAIARALAMQPKVMLFDEPTSALDPEMINEVLDVMVDLAHDGMTMIVVTHEMGFARKAADRVVFMADGRIVEEATPEEFFTNPKSDRAKDFLSKLLTH; from the coding sequence ATGATGACCTCAGGTACGGCCCTCGTCGTGGTAGAGAACGTCCAGAAGCACTATGGCGATTTCCAGGCACTGACCGACATCGATCTCACGGTGAACTCCGGCGAGGTCGTGGTCGTGATCGGTCCGTCCGGTTCCGGCAAGTCGACGCTCTGCCGCACCATCAATCGGCTCGAGACGATCACCAGCGGCTCGATCCGCATCGATGGCAAGGAGCTCCCCGCCGAGGGCAAGGGGCTCGCGAACCTCCGCGCCGACGTCGGGATGGTGTTCCAGTCCTTCAACCTCTTCGCGCACCTCACGATCCTCGAGAACGTGACGCTCGGACCGATCAAGGTCCGTGGCCTCAAGAAGGCGGATGCCGAGAAGGAGGCGATGGTGCTGCTCGAGCGTGTGGGCATCGCGAAGCAGGCGTCGAAGCTTCCCGCTCAGCTCTCCGGTGGTCAGCAGCAGCGTGTGGCGATCGCCCGCGCTCTGGCCATGCAGCCCAAGGTGATGCTGTTCGACGAGCCGACCAGCGCGCTCGACCCCGAGATGATCAACGAGGTCCTCGACGTGATGGTCGATCTCGCCCACGACGGGATGACGATGATCGTCGTCACCCACGAGATGGGCTTCGCCCGCAAGGCGGCCGACCGCGTCGTCTTCATGGCCGACGGTCGGATCGTGGAAGAGGCCACGCCGGAGGAGTTCTTCACGAACCCGAAGAGCGACCGCGCCAAGGACTTCCTCTCGAAGCTCCTCACGCACTGA